In Treponema primitia ZAS-2, a genomic segment contains:
- the larA gene encoding nickel-dependent lactate racemase, with the protein MKIKIPYLKKTFPLEFPDENLLALAEPNEFKSSGAPEQILENALKAPYGPDSFTKSGPNPGGQKGQGLEDFIRGGKRVLVIINDATRPTPTEAILRGLLPVFEKAGLKAENLTLLVATGAHRGPTDGEYRQILGAFHDQLRSRCFHHDSRKDEDMVDLGSTRNGTPILLNKRLFEADRIIATGSVEPHYFAGFTGGRKAFLPGIAAYKTIQANHKQALSDAACSLALEGNPVHEDMMDALPLIKAPIFSFMTVLDKEQQVAAATTGDLMASFYAAVEIARKIFCVVVPAKADIVVSVAKFPMDIDLYQSQKAIDNGAAALKDGGTLILVSSCRDGIGDEAYANLLASASNPADALEKIRAGYKLGYHKAAKMAAVSARATVKAVTELPPERLKSMFIESAPSPQAALDEALAKARAGGVKSPKILVLPDGCVTVPDPGLL; encoded by the coding sequence ATGAAGATCAAAATCCCCTACCTTAAAAAAACTTTCCCTTTGGAATTTCCCGATGAAAATCTCCTGGCCCTGGCAGAACCGAATGAATTCAAAAGCTCAGGCGCCCCGGAACAGATTCTGGAAAACGCCCTGAAAGCCCCCTACGGGCCGGATAGTTTTACTAAGAGTGGCCCCAATCCTGGGGGGCAAAAGGGACAAGGTCTTGAGGATTTTATCCGGGGGGGAAAGCGGGTGCTCGTCATTATCAACGACGCCACCCGGCCCACCCCCACGGAGGCGATTCTCAGGGGATTACTGCCGGTTTTTGAAAAGGCCGGCCTCAAGGCAGAAAACCTCACCCTCCTGGTAGCCACCGGCGCTCACCGGGGCCCCACCGACGGGGAGTACCGGCAGATACTGGGGGCATTTCACGACCAGCTCCGCAGCCGCTGTTTCCATCACGATTCCCGGAAGGACGAAGACATGGTCGACCTAGGAAGCACCCGGAACGGCACCCCCATACTGCTCAACAAGCGGCTCTTTGAAGCGGACCGGATCATTGCCACAGGAAGCGTGGAACCCCATTATTTTGCCGGCTTTACCGGGGGCCGCAAGGCTTTCCTCCCGGGGATCGCCGCCTACAAAACCATCCAGGCCAACCACAAGCAGGCCCTCTCCGATGCGGCCTGTTCCCTGGCCCTGGAAGGAAACCCGGTCCACGAGGACATGATGGACGCCCTGCCCCTGATAAAGGCGCCGATTTTCTCTTTTATGACAGTCCTGGATAAGGAACAACAGGTAGCCGCCGCAACCACCGGGGACCTGATGGCCTCCTTTTACGCTGCCGTTGAAATCGCCCGGAAAATCTTCTGCGTGGTCGTTCCCGCAAAGGCAGACATCGTAGTTTCGGTGGCGAAATTTCCCATGGATATAGACCTCTACCAGTCCCAGAAAGCCATAGACAACGGCGCGGCAGCCCTGAAAGACGGGGGAACCCTGATCCTGGTTTCCTCCTGCCGGGACGGCATCGGGGACGAAGCCTACGCCAATCTCCTGGCCTCCGCCTCAAACCCCGCAGACGCCCTGGAAAAGATCCGCGCCGGCTATAAGCTGGGCTACCACAAGGCTGCAAAAATGGCTGCCGTATCCGCCCGTGCCACAGTCAAGGCCGTCACTGAGCTTCCCCCGGAGCGACTGAAAAGCATGTTTATCGAAAGCGCCCCCTCCCCCCAGGCAGCCCTGGATGAGGCCCTGGCAAAGGCAAGAGCCGGGGGGGTAAAGTCGCCGAAAATCCTGGTACTTCCCGATGGGTGCGTGACCGTGCCCGATCCTGGCCTGCTGTAA
- a CDS encoding NAD(P)-dependent malic enzyme, producing the protein MNIDPSLKDLDSLFPAEFTEDQKAQAKTLFLKNLSLEAHRFYGGKMQTVPKCGLYGLNWFNVWYTPGVSKVSTSVRDDNDLSFSLSNRGNLVAVVSDSTRVLGDGDCTPPGGLGVMEGKAMIMKYLGGVDAVPLCIDSKGDDGKHDPDKIISFVKMVQHSFGAINLEDISQPNCFKVLDELREACDIPVWHDDAQGTACITLAGLLNALKLAGKKLSDAKIVLLGAGAANTTIARLILADGGDPAKMTVFDSKGSLHLGREDIKKDKRNYRKWEICEKTNPGRAANEAEALKGADVLIALSTPGPDTVKREWISSMAKKAIVFVCANPVPEIWPYAAKEAGAFIVATGRGDFPNQVNNSVCFPGILKGALLVRAKKITDGMAIRCAHSIADFSEKRGITPDSIIATMEDTDVFAQEAADVAQQAIKEGVARLQLSWEEVYNQAKADIAAARALVDDMKKLGHIKEPPKEMLEAALAKALEAVKK; encoded by the coding sequence ATGAACATCGACCCGTCTTTAAAAGACCTTGACTCCCTGTTCCCGGCGGAATTCACCGAGGACCAGAAAGCTCAGGCAAAAACACTGTTTCTGAAAAACCTTTCCCTGGAAGCGCATCGTTTCTACGGCGGGAAGATGCAGACCGTACCCAAGTGTGGGCTCTACGGCCTTAACTGGTTCAATGTCTGGTACACCCCCGGTGTATCAAAGGTTTCTACCAGTGTCCGGGATGACAACGACCTTTCCTTTTCCCTCTCCAACCGGGGAAACCTGGTAGCGGTGGTATCCGACTCCACCCGGGTTCTGGGAGACGGAGACTGTACCCCCCCGGGAGGGCTGGGTGTCATGGAAGGCAAAGCCATGATTATGAAGTACCTGGGCGGTGTGGACGCGGTACCACTCTGCATTGATTCCAAAGGGGATGACGGCAAGCATGACCCGGACAAGATCATCAGCTTTGTGAAGATGGTCCAACATTCCTTCGGGGCCATAAACCTAGAAGACATCAGCCAGCCCAACTGTTTCAAGGTTCTGGACGAACTGCGGGAAGCCTGCGATATTCCGGTATGGCACGACGATGCCCAGGGAACAGCCTGTATTACTCTGGCAGGGTTACTCAACGCACTAAAACTGGCGGGAAAAAAACTTTCCGACGCAAAGATAGTGCTCCTGGGCGCCGGGGCTGCCAATACCACTATTGCCCGGCTCATCCTGGCCGACGGCGGGGACCCCGCAAAGATGACCGTCTTTGACTCCAAGGGCTCCCTGCACTTGGGCCGGGAAGACATCAAAAAAGACAAACGGAACTACCGGAAATGGGAAATCTGCGAAAAGACCAACCCCGGTAGGGCAGCCAATGAAGCGGAAGCCCTCAAGGGCGCAGACGTGCTCATTGCCCTGTCCACCCCCGGACCGGACACGGTCAAGCGAGAGTGGATCAGCTCCATGGCGAAAAAAGCCATAGTGTTTGTGTGCGCCAACCCGGTGCCGGAGATTTGGCCCTACGCGGCCAAGGAAGCCGGGGCCTTCATCGTTGCTACCGGTCGTGGTGACTTTCCCAACCAAGTGAACAACTCAGTCTGCTTCCCGGGCATCCTCAAGGGCGCACTTCTGGTGCGGGCAAAGAAGATCACCGACGGCATGGCCATACGCTGCGCCCACTCCATTGCGGACTTCTCTGAAAAGCGGGGCATTACCCCGGACAGCATCATTGCCACCATGGAGGACACGGATGTCTTCGCCCAGGAAGCGGCGGATGTTGCCCAGCAGGCTATCAAGGAAGGGGTTGCCCGTTTGCAGCTGTCCTGGGAAGAGGTCTACAACCAGGCAAAGGCGGACATCGCTGCCGCCCGGGCCCTGGTGGATGACATGAAGAAGCTGGGGCACATCAAAGAGCCGCCAAAAGAAATGCTGGAAGCCGCCCTGGCGAAAGCCCTGGAAGCGGTAAAGAAATAG
- the trpA gene encoding tryptophan synthase subunit alpha: MSNINKAFQQKDPSGKPRSAFIGFLTGGDPSMEKSEEFVLEMIRAGADLVEIGVPFSDPIAEGPVIQEANIRALSAGATVEKLFGLVKSLRSKTDVPLVFLTYLNPVFHYGYDPFFKRARDAGLDGIIIPDLPFEEQPEVRESASKYGVDIISLIAPTSEARIKEIAKAATGYIYLVSSMGVTGVRSEIKTDLGSIIAALRETTKIPVAVGFGIHTPAQAAEIGKIADGVIVGSAIVKIIAEHGADAGNHVYEYVRRMKIAVAGE; encoded by the coding sequence ATGAGTAATATTAACAAGGCTTTTCAGCAGAAGGACCCTTCAGGGAAGCCCCGGTCTGCCTTTATCGGTTTTTTAACCGGCGGGGATCCAAGCATGGAAAAATCAGAAGAGTTCGTCCTGGAAATGATCCGGGCCGGGGCGGACCTGGTGGAAATCGGCGTCCCCTTTTCGGACCCCATTGCCGAAGGTCCGGTTATCCAGGAAGCCAATATCCGCGCCCTGTCCGCCGGGGCTACCGTAGAAAAACTATTCGGCCTGGTAAAAAGCCTGCGCTCAAAAACTGATGTCCCCTTGGTTTTTCTCACTTACCTGAACCCGGTATTCCATTATGGCTATGACCCTTTCTTTAAGCGGGCCCGGGACGCCGGCCTGGACGGCATCATCATTCCTGACCTGCCCTTTGAGGAACAGCCTGAGGTCCGGGAATCCGCCTCTAAATACGGTGTGGATATCATCTCCCTTATCGCTCCTACTTCTGAGGCGAGGATTAAGGAAATTGCCAAAGCGGCAACAGGTTATATCTACCTGGTGTCGTCCATGGGAGTCACCGGGGTACGGAGTGAAATTAAGACCGACCTGGGTTCCATTATTGCTGCGCTCCGGGAGACCACGAAGATACCGGTCGCAGTGGGCTTTGGCATCCACACTCCTGCCCAGGCTGCTGAGATTGGGAAGATCGCCGATGGGGTTATCGTGGGGAGCGCTATTGTTAAGATTATCGCGGAACATGGCGCCGATGCGGGTAACCATGTCTACGAGTACGTGAGGAGGATGAAAATCGCCGTTGCCGGGGAATGA
- a CDS encoding type II glyceraldehyde-3-phosphate dehydrogenase: MVKVGVAGYGVIGQRLADGVALQKDMELVGIADLAPTLSIKALREKGMPYDLYLVEGADKSKFDAAGIPYKGSFQDLIGKVDIMLDSSPGGVGAKNKELYAKAGVKAIFQGGEKNSVADVFFHGYANYEKGLGVNYLKLTSCNTTGLIRSVDCLDRKYGIDRVAITIIRRVADPGDYHRGLTNALQMDKAPSHQALDLMTIMPHIEATGILVHTPVTHGHIITVVAHAKKGKITKDMALEAFKTHNRIRVVTIDEGFLGNASFFRYARDLGNPRGDMYEIGLWEDSIVESGDNIMYAINIPQESVTIPETMDGIRASLKMQPDSATGTAETNKYLGLGKWKK, translated from the coding sequence ATGGTAAAAGTCGGAGTAGCGGGATACGGAGTAATCGGGCAGCGCCTGGCGGACGGCGTGGCACTGCAAAAGGATATGGAACTGGTAGGCATCGCGGACTTGGCCCCTACCCTTTCTATTAAAGCACTTCGTGAAAAGGGTATGCCCTACGATCTGTACCTGGTCGAAGGCGCGGATAAATCCAAATTTGACGCCGCAGGGATCCCCTACAAGGGAAGCTTCCAGGATCTGATCGGCAAGGTTGATATCATGCTGGACTCTTCCCCCGGCGGCGTGGGCGCCAAGAACAAAGAACTCTATGCAAAAGCCGGGGTCAAAGCCATTTTCCAGGGAGGCGAGAAAAACTCTGTGGCAGATGTGTTCTTCCACGGCTACGCTAACTACGAAAAGGGCTTGGGGGTCAATTATCTCAAACTCACCAGCTGTAATACTACCGGGCTCATCCGCTCAGTGGACTGCCTGGACCGGAAGTACGGCATTGACCGGGTGGCCATCACCATCATACGCCGGGTAGCTGATCCCGGGGACTATCATCGCGGCTTAACCAACGCCCTGCAAATGGACAAGGCCCCTTCCCACCAGGCCCTGGACCTGATGACCATCATGCCCCACATTGAAGCAACTGGTATACTAGTACACACCCCGGTTACCCACGGGCACATCATTACTGTGGTTGCCCACGCCAAAAAAGGAAAGATAACCAAGGACATGGCTCTGGAGGCTTTTAAGACCCACAACCGCATCCGGGTAGTGACCATCGACGAAGGGTTCCTGGGGAACGCCTCCTTCTTCCGCTACGCCCGTGACCTGGGAAACCCCCGGGGTGATATGTACGAAATCGGACTCTGGGAAGACAGCATTGTTGAAAGCGGTGACAACATCATGTACGCCATCAACATTCCCCAGGAATCGGTAACCATTCCGGAAACCATGGACGGTATCAGGGCATCCCTGAAAATGCAGCCTGACTCGGCTACTGGTACCGCTGAAACCAACAAGTATCTCGGCTTAGGCAAGTGGAAAAAGTAA
- a CDS encoding HIT family protein: MSDPNCRYCTRTTDIVEIVADLEVSTLYITKDQAYRGRCILALKEHKTEVFQLSTAEVEAFGRDMAKASKAIYDAFSPDKINYAAYGDGYPHVHFHLVPKYKGGKSWGSPFDLSADPAGAVSPEELKGLIEQIKSKL; this comes from the coding sequence ATGAGTGATCCAAATTGCCGGTACTGTACCCGTACCACTGATATCGTAGAAATAGTGGCGGATCTGGAAGTGTCCACCCTGTATATCACCAAGGACCAGGCCTACAGGGGCCGCTGCATCCTTGCCCTAAAGGAACATAAAACCGAGGTCTTCCAACTGAGCACCGCGGAAGTTGAGGCATTCGGGCGGGATATGGCAAAGGCCTCAAAGGCCATCTACGATGCCTTCTCCCCGGACAAGATCAACTATGCCGCCTACGGTGACGGCTATCCCCATGTGCACTTTCACCTGGTCCCCAAATACAAGGGGGGCAAATCCTGGGGAAGCCCCTTTGATCTCAGTGCCGATCCTGCCGGAGCGGTGTCCCCGGAGGAGCTTAAGGGGCTTATTGAACAGATAAAGAGCAAACTTTAA
- the iolD gene encoding 3D-(3,5/4)-trihydroxycyclohexane-1,2-dione acylhydrolase (decyclizing) has product MKTVRLTMAQALLRFLDNQYIEVDGEEIKYVHGVFGIFGHGVVVGLGEALAAKDHGLRFYQGKNEQGAGHAAMGFAKQNNRRRIMAVCSSIGPGALNMVTAAGTATVNRIPVLFLPGDAFACRQPDPVLQQVESPYDYTNTASDAFRAVSRYWDRVQRPEQLMTAMINAFRVLTDPADTGAVTVALPQDVQGEAYDYPEEFLAKRVHHIERRIPTKGQIDRASALLKAAKKPMVICGGGVRFSGAGKELENFCKTYHIPFGETQAGKGTILWDNPYNLSGIGNTGALSANRIAKEADLIIAVGTRLGDFTTCSKWLFQHPDARIMGINVASFDAYKMNGEPIIADAKLTLEALTKAAPGYKSTWGDRIQQVRDEWKAEVDRLYSEDAEPAPDGSPLLSQARVLGELNDRLLPKDTIVVSGSGSIPSDMQRVWRARTEDTYHMEYGFSCMGYEVAAALGAKIAFPDKEIVALVGDGAYTMLHTELLTAVQEGRKIIVVVLDNAGFHCIDNLQHSQGIVHFGNEWKTRDDKSGRLEGASVQVDYAKNGESWGALGLRARTPAELEKAVKEALASKKSVVIDVKTSAKTMTHGYESWWRVGTAQVSTNPEVEKAAKEMAAEVTKARKY; this is encoded by the coding sequence ATGAAAACAGTTCGGCTTACCATGGCTCAGGCCTTGTTGCGCTTTCTGGACAATCAGTACATTGAAGTGGACGGCGAAGAAATCAAATACGTCCACGGGGTATTCGGCATATTCGGCCACGGCGTGGTAGTCGGCCTGGGGGAAGCCCTGGCTGCTAAAGATCACGGCCTCCGATTTTACCAGGGCAAAAACGAACAGGGCGCGGGACACGCCGCCATGGGCTTTGCCAAGCAGAACAACCGCCGCCGGATCATGGCGGTATGCAGTTCCATCGGGCCCGGCGCCCTGAACATGGTGACCGCCGCGGGAACCGCCACAGTAAACCGCATACCGGTACTGTTCCTGCCCGGCGATGCCTTTGCCTGCCGCCAGCCCGATCCGGTGCTCCAGCAGGTAGAAAGCCCCTACGATTACACCAATACTGCCAGCGACGCATTCCGCGCGGTAAGCCGCTACTGGGACCGGGTCCAGCGGCCTGAACAGCTTATGACCGCCATGATCAACGCCTTCCGGGTACTCACGGACCCTGCGGACACCGGGGCGGTGACCGTCGCCCTTCCGCAAGACGTCCAGGGGGAAGCCTACGACTATCCCGAAGAATTCCTCGCCAAGCGGGTCCACCACATTGAACGGCGCATCCCCACCAAAGGCCAAATCGACCGGGCCTCGGCCCTGCTCAAGGCTGCAAAAAAGCCCATGGTTATCTGCGGCGGCGGGGTGCGTTTTTCCGGCGCAGGAAAGGAGCTGGAAAATTTCTGCAAAACCTACCACATTCCCTTTGGGGAAACCCAGGCCGGAAAGGGAACCATACTCTGGGACAACCCCTACAACCTTTCGGGGATCGGCAATACCGGCGCCCTTTCAGCGAACAGAATCGCCAAGGAAGCGGACCTGATCATCGCCGTGGGGACCCGGCTGGGGGACTTTACCACCTGCTCCAAATGGCTGTTCCAGCATCCCGATGCCCGCATCATGGGCATCAATGTTGCGTCCTTCGACGCCTATAAGATGAACGGCGAACCCATCATCGCCGATGCCAAGCTCACTTTGGAAGCCCTGACTAAGGCGGCCCCGGGCTACAAATCGACCTGGGGCGACAGGATACAGCAGGTCCGTGATGAGTGGAAGGCAGAAGTTGACCGGCTCTACAGCGAAGACGCCGAACCCGCCCCGGATGGCTCTCCCCTGCTTTCACAGGCCCGGGTGCTCGGGGAACTGAACGATCGGCTCCTCCCTAAAGACACCATCGTCGTATCCGGCTCCGGGTCCATACCCAGCGATATGCAGCGGGTCTGGCGCGCCCGGACTGAAGATACCTACCACATGGAATATGGCTTCTCCTGTATGGGCTACGAAGTGGCCGCCGCCCTGGGGGCGAAGATCGCCTTCCCGGATAAAGAGATTGTTGCCCTTGTTGGTGACGGCGCCTACACCATGCTCCACACAGAACTATTGACTGCGGTCCAAGAAGGTAGGAAAATTATAGTAGTGGTTTTGGATAACGCCGGGTTCCACTGCATCGATAACCTCCAGCACAGCCAGGGGATAGTCCACTTCGGCAACGAATGGAAGACCCGTGACGATAAAAGTGGCCGCCTGGAGGGGGCATCGGTACAGGTGGATTACGCCAAAAACGGCGAAAGTTGGGGCGCCCTGGGCCTGCGTGCCAGAACCCCGGCGGAACTGGAGAAGGCGGTAAAGGAAGCCTTAGCTTCCAAAAAATCCGTGGTGATCGACGTGAAGACCAGTGCGAAGACCATGACCCACGGGTATGAATCCTGGTGGCGGGTAGGTACCGCCCAGGTTTCTACCAACCCTGAAGTTGAAAAGGCGGCCAAGGAAATGGCTGCAGAAGTAACTAAGGCAAGGAAATATTAG
- a CDS encoding phosphoglycerate kinase: MRFGINTLDDIDVKDKTVLCRVDINQPVDRATGTLKDTTRIEACIPTLKELNSKGAKLVLLAHQGSDIEYKNFYTTEPHAKALSKFLGKEVKFIDDVCGPAAREAIKALKSGDILLLDNVRFVSEEQTLFETKLLLSHEEQAKTLLVRKLAPLGDVYVCDAFAAAHRDQPSLCGFEQLLPSAMGRLFEEEFCVVSGLMEKPERPCVFVLGGAKISDAFLMMNAVLGGGSADKVLSGGLVGEVLLWADGKDIGEPARAFIKKEGYENLVETAKELLAKYRDKIVMPTDFASVEAGKRVEYPPGKIPTAALILDIGAETAKKYQEAIRSAKTVFVNGPMGVFEEAATEAGTRLVWDALGDTAAYTVIGGGDSITATKKYGKTADINYICTGGGALIRFLTGDELPVVKALRHGSGIKQKK; this comes from the coding sequence ATGCGCTTCGGAATAAACACCCTGGATGATATTGATGTAAAGGATAAGACCGTCCTCTGCCGGGTGGATATCAATCAGCCTGTAGACCGGGCAACCGGAACCCTGAAGGATACCACCCGTATAGAGGCCTGTATCCCCACCCTCAAAGAACTAAACAGCAAGGGCGCCAAGCTGGTGCTCCTGGCCCACCAGGGCAGCGATATTGAGTACAAAAACTTCTACACCACCGAACCCCATGCCAAAGCCCTGTCCAAATTCCTGGGGAAGGAAGTGAAATTCATCGACGATGTTTGCGGCCCCGCGGCCCGGGAAGCCATCAAGGCCCTCAAGTCCGGGGACATACTCCTTCTGGACAATGTACGTTTCGTATCCGAGGAACAAACCCTCTTTGAAACCAAGCTGCTCCTTTCCCACGAGGAACAGGCAAAAACACTATTAGTGCGAAAGCTGGCACCCCTGGGGGATGTCTATGTCTGCGACGCCTTTGCTGCGGCCCACCGGGATCAGCCCAGCCTCTGCGGCTTTGAACAGCTTCTGCCCAGTGCCATGGGCCGCCTCTTTGAAGAGGAATTCTGCGTTGTCTCGGGGCTCATGGAAAAGCCGGAACGGCCCTGCGTGTTTGTCCTGGGGGGCGCCAAGATCAGTGACGCCTTCCTGATGATGAACGCGGTCCTGGGCGGCGGTTCGGCGGACAAGGTGCTAAGCGGCGGCCTGGTAGGGGAAGTACTCCTCTGGGCCGACGGCAAAGACATCGGCGAACCTGCCCGGGCTTTCATCAAAAAAGAGGGCTACGAAAACCTGGTAGAAACCGCCAAGGAACTGCTGGCAAAGTACCGGGATAAAATTGTAATGCCCACTGACTTCGCCTCAGTGGAAGCCGGAAAGCGGGTGGAATACCCCCCGGGGAAAATCCCGACGGCGGCGCTTATCCTGGACATAGGCGCAGAAACCGCCAAAAAATACCAGGAAGCCATCCGGTCCGCCAAAACCGTTTTCGTCAACGGCCCCATGGGGGTTTTTGAAGAAGCGGCTACCGAAGCTGGAACCCGCCTGGTGTGGGACGCCCTGGGGGATACGGCGGCTTATACGGTCATAGGTGGTGGCGACAGTATTACTGCCACAAAAAAATACGGCAAGACTGCGGATATTAACTATATCTGCACCGGAGGAGGGGCGCTAATCCGTTTCCTTACCGGAGATGAATTGCCCGTGGTTAAGGCTCTGCGGCACGGATCGGGGATCAAACAGAAGAAGTAA
- the iolE gene encoding myo-inosose-2 dehydratase, with the protein MKLAIAPIGWTNDDLPELGGDIPFEQCISEMALAGFAGSEVGNKYPKDPKVLKQALKPKKLTICNAWFSSYLTTAPYEEVEAAFIKHRDFLHAVGAKIIGAAEQGHSIQGQEAPIFDAKPVYTDEEWKRLTEGLNKLGKLAAEKGMKLTYHHHMGTGVQTAAEIDRLMENTDPNLVGLLYDTGHLVFSGEDHLRVLKKWIKRIRHVHLKDMRPAIREKAVQEKWSFLYSVKSGVFTVPGDGCIDFEPIFKILKDAKYEGWWVVEAEQDPAKANPLEYAIKARKYIKKAGGI; encoded by the coding sequence ATCAAACTGGCCATCGCCCCCATAGGCTGGACCAACGACGACCTTCCCGAATTGGGCGGGGATATCCCCTTTGAGCAATGCATCAGTGAAATGGCCCTGGCGGGATTCGCCGGCAGTGAAGTGGGTAACAAATACCCCAAGGACCCCAAGGTACTCAAACAAGCTCTGAAGCCCAAGAAGCTTACCATTTGTAACGCATGGTTCAGTTCCTACCTTACCACTGCGCCCTACGAAGAAGTGGAAGCAGCGTTCATCAAACACCGGGACTTCCTCCATGCAGTGGGCGCCAAGATCATAGGCGCCGCCGAGCAGGGCCATTCCATCCAGGGCCAGGAAGCACCGATTTTCGATGCAAAACCGGTGTACACCGACGAAGAATGGAAACGCCTGACCGAAGGGCTGAACAAGCTGGGGAAACTGGCCGCGGAAAAAGGAATGAAGCTGACCTACCATCACCACATGGGAACCGGGGTCCAGACCGCCGCCGAGATTGATCGGCTTATGGAAAACACCGACCCGAATCTGGTGGGGCTCCTCTACGATACAGGCCACCTGGTATTCTCCGGGGAGGATCACCTGAGGGTCTTGAAAAAGTGGATCAAGCGCATACGCCATGTGCATCTAAAAGACATGCGCCCGGCGATTCGGGAAAAGGCGGTCCAGGAAAAATGGTCCTTCCTCTATTCGGTTAAGTCCGGGGTCTTCACAGTGCCCGGAGACGGCTGCATAGACTTTGAGCCCATCTTCAAGATTCTGAAGGATGCAAAGTACGAAGGCTGGTGGGTTGTGGAAGCCGAACAGGACCCTGCCAAGGCTAATCCCTTGGAATACGCCATCAAAGCCCGGAAATATATCAAGAAAGCGGGCGGAATTTAA
- a CDS encoding monomeric [FeFe] hydrogenase yields MHYNNNALLIKRNLLVSLIKLFFEDKLEDGIDRIPYQMTSDPNYQPIRCCVFHDRVILKIRILARLGFSVEDYEDDGTALALHAKKALERTAISGPVLTVLDEACNACVKAQFLITNACQGCLARPCLLNCPKKAVSMNEGHAGIDKTKCINCGICQQVCPYHAIIKIPVPCEEACPVGAISKNEAGKERIDYNKCIFCGNCMRECPFGAMMDKSQILDVLMAKKRGKKISALFAPAVAGQFRASIGKLLGALKQAGFDEVYEVALGADITAKNEALEFTERMEKGEPFMTTSCCPAYIETVQKHIPDLKSRVSETRTPIHYTAEIAAREHPDHLRVFIGPCLAKRKEGLDDPLVDYVLTAEELGALFLALGIDVAQAEEAPVLRPAKAGGRGFPLSGGVAEAVRRNLPGDANFHPEYVNGLNKEGIALMKAWSEGRNTGNILEVMACPGGCVAGPMVYANPKTATNQLKKIAEESEG; encoded by the coding sequence GTGCATTATAATAACAATGCCTTATTGATAAAGCGCAACCTGCTGGTATCCCTGATAAAGCTCTTTTTTGAGGATAAGCTTGAGGATGGTATAGACCGGATCCCCTATCAAATGACATCGGATCCAAACTACCAGCCCATACGCTGCTGCGTGTTTCATGACCGGGTGATCCTCAAGATCCGTATCTTGGCGCGGCTGGGTTTTTCCGTGGAAGACTATGAGGATGACGGTACTGCCCTTGCCCTTCACGCAAAAAAGGCCCTGGAACGGACCGCCATTTCAGGGCCGGTCCTCACGGTACTGGATGAAGCCTGCAACGCCTGTGTCAAGGCCCAGTTTCTGATCACCAATGCCTGCCAGGGCTGCCTTGCCCGGCCTTGCCTCCTCAACTGCCCTAAAAAAGCGGTTTCTATGAACGAAGGCCACGCAGGGATCGATAAAACCAAATGTATCAACTGCGGTATTTGTCAGCAGGTTTGTCCCTACCACGCGATCATAAAAATCCCCGTCCCCTGCGAGGAAGCCTGCCCAGTAGGGGCCATTTCCAAGAACGAAGCCGGTAAGGAACGGATCGATTACAATAAATGCATCTTCTGCGGCAATTGTATGCGGGAATGCCCCTTTGGAGCAATGATGGACAAGTCCCAGATCCTGGATGTGCTCATGGCAAAAAAGAGGGGAAAGAAAATCTCCGCCCTCTTTGCCCCGGCGGTGGCGGGACAGTTCCGGGCGTCCATCGGAAAACTTCTGGGAGCTCTGAAGCAGGCGGGGTTTGACGAGGTATATGAAGTTGCCTTGGGTGCAGACATCACCGCCAAAAACGAAGCCCTGGAATTTACCGAACGCATGGAGAAAGGAGAACCCTTCATGACCACTTCCTGCTGCCCTGCCTATATCGAGACCGTGCAGAAGCATATTCCGGATTTGAAAAGTCGGGTCTCTGAAACCAGGACCCCCATACACTATACTGCGGAGATCGCTGCCCGGGAGCACCCGGATCATCTCCGGGTCTTTATCGGCCCCTGTCTGGCGAAGCGGAAGGAGGGGCTGGATGATCCCCTGGTGGATTATGTTCTTACCGCAGAAGAATTGGGCGCCCTCTTCCTTGCCCTGGGGATCGACGTTGCCCAGGCTGAGGAGGCCCCGGTTCTCCGGCCCGCAAAAGCCGGCGGCCGGGGCTTCCCCTTATCCGGCGGGGTAGCCGAGGCGGTCCGGCGGAACTTGCCGGGGGATGCCAATTTCCACCCCGAGTACGTCAATGGCCTTAATAAAGAGGGGATTGCCCTTATGAAGGCATGGTCCGAGGGGCGCAACACCGGCAATATCCTGGAAGTGATGGCCTGCCCCGGGGGCTGCGTTGCGGGTCCCATGGTGTACGCCAACCCAAAAACAGCGACTAACCAGCTTAAGAAGATTGCCGAGGAGAGCGAGGGATAG